One Paraburkholderia caffeinilytica DNA segment encodes these proteins:
- a CDS encoding LysR family transcriptional regulator, producing MNDSADIRFLLAIRESGSLIAAARKLGLSPSAVTQRLQQLEKKLGTLLVNRTARRLQFTEEGTLLCERGAELVQQFDSLFDDLQTRRGGLIGTLKINAPLGFGRRHLAPAIADFQQHNPDIDVALTLSDQPLTETMDRFDIVVHIGELPVSNLVGYAIAPNARFVCAAPALLKRIPQPESPEELSKLPCIVLRENNEDVSLWQFSKGRTRRSVRVSPHLSCNDGDVIRQWACEGRGVILRSEWDVADDIAKGRLVRLLTGWKAPDANVIALTHQRAGLPARTRHFMQYLQARFRPSPPWRR from the coding sequence ATGAACGACTCGGCCGATATCCGGTTTCTGCTGGCCATCCGCGAAAGCGGCAGCCTGATCGCCGCGGCGCGAAAACTGGGGCTGTCGCCCTCGGCGGTGACCCAGCGCCTGCAGCAGCTCGAAAAGAAACTGGGCACGCTGCTGGTGAACCGCACGGCGCGCCGTTTGCAGTTCACGGAAGAAGGCACGCTCCTGTGCGAACGCGGCGCCGAACTGGTCCAGCAGTTCGACTCGCTGTTCGACGACTTGCAGACGCGCCGGGGCGGTCTGATCGGCACGCTGAAAATCAATGCGCCACTGGGATTCGGCCGGCGTCACCTGGCGCCCGCCATCGCGGACTTCCAGCAGCACAACCCCGATATCGACGTGGCGCTCACGCTGTCCGACCAGCCGCTGACCGAGACGATGGACCGTTTCGACATCGTCGTGCATATCGGCGAGTTGCCGGTCTCGAATCTGGTCGGTTACGCGATTGCACCGAATGCGCGCTTCGTATGCGCCGCGCCTGCGTTGCTCAAGCGTATTCCTCAACCCGAGTCGCCGGAAGAATTGAGCAAGCTGCCGTGCATCGTGCTGCGCGAGAACAATGAGGACGTCTCGCTCTGGCAGTTCAGCAAGGGCCGCACCCGTCGCAGCGTGCGCGTTTCTCCGCATTTGAGTTGCAACGACGGCGACGTGATCCGCCAGTGGGCTTGCGAAGGCCGCGGCGTGATCCTGCGCTCCGAATGGGATGTGGCGGACGACATCGCGAAGGGAAGGCTCGTGCGCTTGCTGACCGGCTGGAAAGCGCCCGATGCCAACGTGATCGCGCTCACGCATCAGCGAGCGGGACTACCGGCGCGCACGCGCCATTTCATGCAGTATTTGCAGGCTAGATTCAGGCCATCGCCGCCGTGGCGAAGGTAA
- a CDS encoding LysR family transcriptional regulator: protein MENQNALTASNEAFLRDLQLFCNIARRGSFVAASTEMGLSPSHVSKRIAMLEASLGVKLFQRTTRRVSVTSDGAAALQWAQKILDDVQGMADAFADRRTELRGLLRISTSLRLGRKHVSPILSMLRQRHPNLEIWLELLDRRADLVGENFDIDVRVGEVQEPHLIAHKMVDSARILCASPEYLARRGVPAELSDLTQHDCLLFRGRDDRFGVWRLSGPNGEKSVKVTGTVASNLSDIVVQWAKDGYGVVMVSIWDVAESLRAGELVRVLPDYLQSADVWAVTAERLSSSARIQVCIEFLREQLTSGPYALVTHGVGGL, encoded by the coding sequence ATGGAAAATCAGAATGCGCTCACAGCCAGCAATGAGGCTTTCCTGCGCGATCTCCAGTTGTTCTGCAACATCGCGCGCCGGGGCAGTTTCGTCGCGGCATCGACGGAAATGGGCCTGTCGCCTTCGCACGTGAGCAAGCGCATCGCCATGCTGGAAGCGAGCCTCGGCGTCAAGCTGTTCCAGCGCACCACGCGCCGGGTCAGCGTGACGAGCGACGGCGCGGCCGCTTTGCAGTGGGCGCAGAAAATACTCGACGACGTGCAGGGCATGGCCGACGCATTCGCCGATCGCCGCACGGAGTTGCGTGGGCTGCTGCGTATCAGCACGAGCCTGCGGCTGGGGCGCAAACATGTTTCGCCGATCCTTTCGATGCTGCGCCAGCGCCATCCGAATCTGGAGATCTGGCTGGAATTGCTGGATCGGCGCGCGGATCTGGTCGGCGAAAACTTCGACATCGACGTTCGCGTGGGAGAAGTGCAGGAGCCGCACCTGATCGCGCACAAGATGGTGGACAGCGCGCGCATTCTTTGCGCGTCGCCGGAGTATCTGGCGCGTCGCGGTGTGCCTGCCGAATTGAGCGACCTGACTCAGCACGACTGCCTGCTGTTTCGCGGCCGCGACGACCGCTTCGGCGTCTGGCGCCTGAGCGGGCCGAATGGCGAGAAGAGCGTGAAGGTGACCGGAACCGTTGCGTCGAATCTCAGCGACATCGTCGTGCAGTGGGCGAAAGACGGTTACGGCGTGGTGATGGTGTCGATCTGGGACGTGGCTGAGAGCCTGCGTGCCGGCGAACTGGTGCGGGTGTTGCCGGACTATCTGCAATCGGCGGACGTCTGGGCCGTGACGGCGGAGCGCTTGTCGTCGTCGGCGAGGATCCAGGTGTGCATCGAGTTTCTCAGGGAGCAACTCACGAGTGGCCCGTATGCGCTCGTCACGCACGGCGTGGGCGGCCTTTGA
- a CDS encoding DSD1 family PLP-dependent enzyme encodes MKLEHLDTPAALIDIPRMQKNIARMQGHMNALGVAFRPHVKTTKCIDVVRAQIAAGARGITVSTLKEAEAFFAAGVGDILYAVSIAPSKLPRALALRRQGCDLKLVVDNPTAAAAIAAFADQHGESFEVWIEVDTDGHRSGITPEQDTLLEVGRILHENGVKVGGVMTHAGSSYELHTPEALAALAEQERAGCVRAAQRLRDAGIPCPVVSVGSTPTALAAEQLDGVTEVRAGVYVFFDLVMHNVGVCALEDIALSVLATVIGHQADKGWAILDAGWMAMSRDRGTSKQSHDFGYGQPCLLNGTPLGGFLVSSANQEHGILSSSEEGAHVDDIAQRFPIGMKLRILPNHACATGAQFPEYHAVSADGGSVEWRRFQGW; translated from the coding sequence ATGAAACTCGAGCACCTCGACACTCCCGCCGCGCTGATCGACATCCCCCGGATGCAGAAAAACATCGCGCGAATGCAGGGGCATATGAACGCACTGGGCGTGGCATTCCGTCCCCACGTCAAGACCACCAAATGCATCGACGTGGTCCGTGCGCAGATTGCCGCCGGTGCGCGCGGCATCACGGTCTCCACCTTGAAAGAGGCGGAGGCGTTCTTCGCGGCCGGCGTCGGCGATATCCTCTACGCGGTCAGCATCGCCCCTTCAAAACTGCCGCGAGCGCTGGCGTTGCGCCGCCAGGGTTGCGATCTGAAGCTGGTGGTCGACAATCCAACCGCCGCCGCAGCCATCGCCGCATTTGCGGACCAGCACGGCGAATCCTTCGAGGTGTGGATCGAGGTGGACACTGACGGCCACCGCTCCGGTATCACGCCGGAGCAGGACACGCTGCTCGAAGTCGGCCGGATCCTGCACGAGAACGGCGTCAAGGTCGGCGGCGTGATGACCCACGCGGGTTCCAGCTACGAGCTGCATACGCCGGAGGCGCTCGCCGCGCTGGCGGAACAGGAACGCGCCGGCTGCGTGCGCGCGGCGCAACGGCTGCGCGATGCGGGCATTCCCTGCCCGGTTGTCAGCGTCGGCTCGACGCCCACGGCCCTCGCCGCCGAACAACTGGACGGCGTGACCGAAGTGCGAGCGGGCGTCTACGTTTTCTTCGATCTGGTCATGCACAACGTCGGCGTGTGCGCGCTCGAGGATATCGCGCTCAGTGTGCTCGCCACCGTGATCGGCCATCAGGCGGATAAAGGCTGGGCGATTCTCGACGCCGGCTGGATGGCGATGAGCCGTGATCGCGGCACCTCGAAGCAGTCGCACGATTTCGGCTACGGCCAGCCCTGTTTGCTGAACGGCACACCGCTTGGCGGGTTTTTGGTGAGCAGCGCCAATCAGGAGCATGGGATCCTGTCGTCGTCGGAAGAAGGCGCGCATGTCGACGACATCGCGCAGCGGTTTCCGATCGGTATGAAGCTGCGCATCCTGCCCAATCATGCATGCGCGACCGGTGCTCAATTCCCCGAATATCACGCGGTTTCGGCGGATGGCGGGAGTGTCGAGTGGAGGCGTTTCCAGGGCTGGTGA
- a CDS encoding Gfo/Idh/MocA family protein, translating to MNRTRIAVAGAGYIGRAHMSVAQQSGTCALSAIVDPSPAAAGLAAEAGVPLYRSLDELLEKDRPDGVILATPNPLHLEHALTCLAAGVPTLLEKPIASTVEEAGMLVDEVERSGVKLLVGHHRAHSPIMARAKQLIDEGRLGKLVAVMGSAVFFKPDQYFSDAPWRRNPGGGPILLNMIHEVHNLRMLCGDIVAVQAFSSHATRGFPVEDTVAINLRFASGALGSFMLSDTAASARSWEQTSQENKAYPSYPDEDCYVIAGTFGSLSVPTMRLKTYGKAEDRSWWKPFDVGVAAMTRDDPLRLQLEHFNRVIQGEAEPLVSARDGLRNLRITEAIAEAARLGSIVDTTFAGAATAH from the coding sequence ATGAACCGGACCCGGATCGCCGTCGCAGGCGCGGGCTACATCGGGCGGGCGCACATGAGCGTCGCGCAACAGAGCGGCACGTGTGCCTTGTCGGCCATTGTCGACCCGTCGCCGGCGGCTGCGGGGCTCGCGGCCGAGGCCGGCGTGCCCCTCTATCGCTCGCTCGACGAACTGCTGGAAAAAGATCGCCCGGACGGCGTCATTCTCGCCACACCGAACCCGTTGCACCTCGAGCATGCGCTGACATGTCTCGCGGCCGGTGTGCCGACGCTGCTCGAAAAGCCGATCGCGTCCACCGTCGAGGAAGCCGGGATGCTCGTCGACGAGGTCGAACGCTCCGGCGTGAAATTGCTGGTCGGTCATCATCGGGCCCACAGCCCGATCATGGCCCGGGCGAAGCAACTGATCGACGAAGGCAGGCTCGGCAAACTGGTCGCGGTGATGGGCAGCGCGGTATTTTTCAAGCCTGACCAGTACTTTTCCGACGCCCCCTGGCGGCGCAATCCGGGCGGCGGCCCGATTCTGCTGAATATGATCCACGAGGTGCATAACCTGCGCATGCTATGCGGCGATATCGTCGCAGTGCAGGCGTTTTCATCGCACGCGACGCGCGGCTTTCCCGTCGAAGACACCGTGGCGATCAACCTGCGCTTCGCAAGCGGCGCGCTCGGCAGCTTCATGTTGTCCGACACGGCTGCAAGCGCGCGCAGCTGGGAGCAGACCTCGCAGGAGAACAAGGCCTACCCGTCATATCCGGACGAAGATTGCTATGTGATTGCCGGTACGTTCGGCTCGCTCTCCGTGCCCACGATGCGTCTGAAAACATATGGCAAGGCGGAAGACCGTTCGTGGTGGAAGCCGTTCGACGTCGGCGTGGCCGCAATGACACGCGACGATCCGCTCAGGCTTCAACTCGAACACTTCAACCGGGTTATTCAGGGAGAAGCCGAGCCGCTCGTGAGTGCCCGCGACGGCCTGAGGAATCTCCGCATTACCGAAGCCATTGCCGAGGCCGCCAGGCTGGGTTCGATTGTCGATACGACGTTCGCCGGGGCGGCCACGGCCCACTGA
- a CDS encoding CoA-acylating methylmalonate-semialdehyde dehydrogenase: MNAVNEQAKLSVQQLGHYIGGAPAASTSGRFKDVFNPATGQVTGSVALASVEEVDAAVKAAKAAFPAWSETAPIKRARILFKFKELLNRHHDELAMLITREHGKVFTDAQGEVVRGIEVVEFACGIPNLLKTDFTDQIGGGIDNWNLRQALGVVAGITPFNFPVMVPMWMFPVALACGNTFVLKPSERDPSASLRIAELLKEAGLPDGVFNVVNGDKVAVDALIEHPDVAALSFVGSTPIAEYIYTEASKRGKRVQALGGAKNHLVVMPDADLDQAVDALIGAAYGSAGERCMAISVAVAVGNVADELIERLVPRVKSLVIKNGENLDAEMGPLVTAEHKAKVAGYIDSGVAEGAKLIVDGRAHPVANTDGFFIGGTLFDQVGTEMKIYKEEIFGPVLAVVRVPDFASAVELINAHEFGNGVSLFTSDGGVARAFGRQIQVGMVGINVPIPVPMAWHSFGGWKRSLFGDHHAYGEEGVRFYTRYKSIMQRWPDSIAKGAEFTMPVAK; the protein is encoded by the coding sequence ATGAATGCAGTGAACGAACAAGCGAAGTTGTCGGTGCAGCAGTTGGGGCATTACATCGGCGGTGCACCGGCTGCGTCGACCAGCGGCCGCTTCAAGGACGTGTTCAATCCCGCCACCGGCCAGGTGACCGGGTCGGTCGCGTTGGCATCGGTCGAGGAAGTGGACGCGGCAGTCAAGGCCGCCAAGGCCGCTTTTCCCGCCTGGAGCGAAACCGCCCCGATCAAGCGCGCCCGCATTCTGTTCAAGTTCAAGGAACTGCTGAACCGGCATCACGACGAACTCGCCATGTTGATTACCCGCGAACACGGCAAGGTGTTCACGGACGCGCAAGGCGAAGTGGTGCGCGGCATCGAAGTGGTCGAGTTCGCCTGCGGCATTCCGAACCTGCTGAAGACCGATTTCACCGATCAGATCGGCGGCGGCATCGACAACTGGAATCTGCGTCAGGCGCTGGGCGTGGTGGCGGGGATCACGCCGTTCAATTTCCCGGTGATGGTGCCCATGTGGATGTTCCCGGTTGCGCTTGCCTGCGGCAACACGTTCGTGCTGAAGCCGTCGGAGCGTGACCCGTCGGCGTCGTTGCGCATTGCCGAACTGCTGAAGGAAGCCGGTTTGCCCGACGGCGTGTTCAACGTCGTGAACGGCGACAAGGTGGCCGTGGATGCGCTGATCGAACACCCGGACGTTGCGGCGCTCTCGTTTGTCGGGTCCACGCCGATCGCCGAATATATCTATACGGAAGCGTCGAAGCGCGGCAAGCGTGTGCAGGCGCTCGGCGGCGCGAAGAATCATCTGGTGGTGATGCCGGACGCCGATCTGGACCAGGCTGTGGACGCCTTGATCGGCGCCGCCTACGGTTCGGCAGGCGAGCGCTGCATGGCGATCTCGGTCGCGGTGGCGGTCGGCAATGTCGCCGATGAACTGATCGAGCGCCTGGTGCCGCGCGTGAAGTCGCTGGTGATCAAGAACGGCGAGAACCTGGACGCCGAAATGGGTCCGTTGGTTACAGCAGAACATAAGGCCAAGGTGGCCGGCTATATCGACTCGGGCGTGGCGGAAGGCGCCAAGCTGATCGTCGATGGCCGCGCGCATCCGGTCGCGAACACAGACGGTTTCTTCATCGGCGGCACGCTGTTCGACCAGGTCGGCACGGAGATGAAGATCTACAAGGAAGAAATCTTCGGCCCGGTGCTGGCGGTGGTGCGCGTGCCCGATTTCGCGAGCGCGGTCGAGTTGATCAATGCGCATGAATTCGGCAACGGCGTGTCGCTCTTCACGTCGGATGGCGGCGTGGCGCGCGCGTTCGGCCGGCAGATTCAGGTGGGCATGGTCGGCATCAACGTGCCGATTCCGGTGCCGATGGCATGGCACTCGTTCGGCGGCTGGAAGCGTTCGCTGTTCGGCGATCACCATGCGTATGGCGAAGAAGGCGTGCGTTTCTATACGCGCTACAAGAGCATCATGCAGCGCTGGCCGGATAGCATCGCGAAGGGTGCGGAGTTCACGATGCCGGTCGCGAAGTAA
- a CDS encoding fumarylacetoacetate hydrolase family protein, protein MFALADHLLHLEGDALSRDVDAHTVAALLARGAACRAPVSGAIYGTLLNDRAALEALGDAVHAAPYKAPPKAPILYLKPRNTFAGHRARVVVPDNALGVQVGASLGIVIGRTATRVRADQAFHYIAGYTPVADLSVPHASVYRPSVRFRARDGFCAIGPAVVAARHIATPDDLAITVSLPGHEVFTATTASSVRNVAQLIADVTDFMTLSAGDVITLGVPHGSPVAHIGDTATLSIGGLPPLEVSFVGAEEQEGEQP, encoded by the coding sequence ATGTTTGCACTTGCCGATCACCTGCTGCATCTTGAAGGCGACGCGCTATCTCGCGACGTGGATGCGCACACCGTTGCCGCGCTGCTCGCACGCGGCGCTGCCTGCCGTGCGCCGGTTTCCGGCGCTATTTATGGAACCTTGCTGAACGACCGGGCCGCTTTGGAGGCGTTGGGCGACGCGGTTCATGCCGCACCCTATAAAGCCCCGCCCAAAGCGCCGATTCTCTATCTGAAACCGCGCAATACGTTCGCCGGTCATCGCGCGCGTGTTGTCGTGCCGGACAATGCGTTGGGCGTGCAAGTCGGCGCTTCGCTGGGTATCGTCATCGGTCGCACCGCAACACGCGTCCGCGCGGACCAGGCGTTCCACTACATTGCCGGTTACACCCCGGTGGCCGATCTGAGCGTGCCGCATGCAAGCGTGTACCGGCCCTCAGTACGATTCCGGGCGCGCGACGGCTTTTGCGCGATCGGACCGGCGGTGGTTGCAGCGCGTCATATTGCTACGCCGGACGATCTGGCAATCACGGTTTCGCTTCCTGGACACGAGGTCTTCACTGCGACTACTGCGTCGTCGGTACGCAACGTGGCGCAATTGATCGCGGACGTAACCGATTTCATGACCCTCAGTGCCGGTGACGTGATTACGCTCGGCGTGCCGCATGGTTCGCCGGTTGCCCATATCGGCGACACGGCCACGCTATCGATTGGCGGATTGCCGCCGCTCGAGGTGTCGTTTGTCGGTGCAGAAGAACAAGAGGGAGAACAGCCATGA
- a CDS encoding HAD family hydrolase, producing MTSLSPPAAYPKAVLFDLLTALLDSWTSWNHAAGSEQAGRAWRAAYLRLTYGCGRYIAYEQLVREAAAEVGLPESAALALEAGWLKLAPWSGALDALQKLRPHCKLAIVTNCSIHLGRQAAALFPIHWDAVVTAEEAGMYKPDPLPYRLALGKLGVDAHEAAFVAGSSYDMFGTAAVGLRTYWHNRVGLPLVAGAQPPEIEAPTLDSLDPWLSQFGQTASNSIPR from the coding sequence ATGACCTCCCTATCGCCCCCTGCCGCCTACCCGAAGGCGGTCCTCTTCGACCTCCTGACCGCCCTGCTCGACTCGTGGACATCATGGAATCACGCCGCGGGCTCCGAGCAGGCGGGCCGTGCGTGGCGCGCCGCCTATTTGCGCCTGACCTATGGTTGCGGCCGATACATTGCGTATGAACAGCTGGTGCGCGAAGCGGCGGCCGAAGTTGGGCTGCCGGAATCCGCCGCGCTCGCGCTCGAGGCCGGCTGGCTGAAACTTGCGCCCTGGAGCGGCGCCCTCGACGCCTTGCAGAAGCTCCGGCCGCATTGCAAACTGGCGATCGTCACCAACTGCTCCATCCACCTCGGCAGGCAGGCGGCCGCGCTTTTCCCGATCCACTGGGACGCCGTCGTCACCGCCGAAGAAGCCGGCATGTACAAGCCGGATCCGTTGCCTTACCGGCTCGCGCTCGGCAAACTTGGTGTAGATGCGCATGAGGCCGCATTCGTGGCCGGCTCGAGCTACGACATGTTCGGCACTGCCGCTGTCGGGCTGCGGACATACTGGCACAACCGCGTGGGTCTGCCGCTGGTGGCGGGAGCACAGCCGCCCGAGATCGAGGCGCCGACGCTCGACTCGCTGGATCCGTGGCTCAGCCAGTTCGGCCAGACTGCAAGCAACTCAATTCCCCGGTGA
- a CDS encoding MFS transporter — MSGTFRSLRTFNYRVWASGAIVSNIGTWMQRTAQDWLVLTELTHHNATSVGIVMSLQFGPQMLLLPLTGYAADHFDRRKLLFATQGAMGTLALCLGILTVTGLVQLWQVYVFAGLLGCVTAFDSPARQTFVSDLVGEADLPNAVALNSTSFNAARMIGPAVAGLLIASVGTGWVFVINGLSFVAVLASLRMLRISELNLKPRATRTRGSFVEGFKYVWTRPDLKTALLMMFLIGTFGLNFPIFISTMSVTAFHAGASQYGVLSSIMAIGSVTGALLSARRARPRMALLLGAAAIFGVGCTVAALMPNYVLFGLALVVIGVATQTFNTSTNSLVQISTEPAMRGRVIAILLAIALGGTPLGAPVVGWVADRFGPRWALGVGAASGFAAAIVGLIYLVKYRQLRVYVEAGRLRYSIDDPRQAPPYVSPVTAVHNAVLSEAEEDTSAGV, encoded by the coding sequence GTGAGTGGCACATTCCGTTCGCTGCGCACGTTCAACTACCGGGTCTGGGCCAGCGGCGCGATCGTCTCCAACATCGGAACATGGATGCAGCGCACGGCGCAGGACTGGCTCGTGCTCACGGAACTCACGCATCACAATGCAACCTCCGTGGGCATTGTGATGTCGCTGCAGTTCGGCCCGCAAATGCTCCTGCTGCCGCTTACCGGCTATGCGGCCGATCATTTCGATCGCCGCAAGCTGCTGTTCGCCACCCAGGGGGCGATGGGCACGTTGGCGTTATGCCTCGGGATTCTCACCGTGACCGGCCTCGTGCAGCTATGGCAGGTCTATGTGTTTGCGGGTTTGCTCGGCTGTGTCACCGCGTTCGATTCACCGGCGCGTCAGACCTTTGTCTCCGATCTGGTCGGAGAAGCCGATCTGCCGAATGCGGTCGCGCTGAACTCCACCTCGTTTAACGCGGCGCGCATGATCGGGCCTGCTGTCGCAGGGCTGTTGATCGCCTCGGTGGGCACGGGCTGGGTGTTTGTGATCAACGGCCTCTCCTTTGTCGCCGTGCTCGCCTCGCTGCGGATGCTGCGCATCAGCGAACTGAATCTGAAACCACGTGCGACACGCACGCGCGGCAGCTTCGTGGAAGGTTTCAAGTATGTGTGGACGCGTCCCGATCTGAAAACCGCGCTGTTGATGATGTTTCTGATCGGGACGTTCGGGCTGAACTTCCCGATCTTCATCTCGACCATGTCGGTCACCGCCTTTCATGCAGGTGCGAGTCAATACGGCGTGCTGAGCTCGATCATGGCAATCGGTTCGGTAACCGGTGCGCTGCTCTCCGCACGCAGAGCGAGGCCCCGCATGGCTCTTTTGCTCGGCGCGGCGGCGATTTTCGGCGTGGGCTGCACGGTCGCCGCGCTGATGCCGAACTATGTGCTGTTCGGGCTGGCACTCGTCGTGATCGGCGTGGCGACGCAGACGTTCAACACGTCGACGAACAGCCTCGTGCAAATCTCTACCGAGCCGGCCATGCGTGGCCGGGTCATCGCCATCCTGCTGGCTATCGCGCTCGGTGGCACGCCGCTCGGCGCACCGGTGGTGGGCTGGGTCGCGGATCGCTTCGGCCCGCGTTGGGCGCTCGGCGTCGGCGCTGCATCGGGCTTCGCCGCGGCGATCGTCGGCCTGATCTATCTGGTGAAGTATCGTCAGTTGCGCGTGTATGTCGAGGCGGGCCGGTTGCGCTACAGCATCGACGACCCGCGCCAGGCGCCGCCTTACGTCAGTCCCGTCACGGCAGTACACAATGCCGTGTTGAGCGAAGCGGAAGAGGACACGTCCGCCGGGGTTTGA
- the hpaR gene encoding homoprotocatechuate degradation operon regulator HpaR: MLLLRAREKMMERFRPLITAHGLTEQQWRVIRALNEHGPMEPRHISDICTISSPSMAGVLARMESMELVTKERFAEDQRRVLVSLTDTSVELVRVISKDLEAHYRELERKVGPEIVERVYRAVDDLLAGLEEEDE, from the coding sequence ATGTTGTTGCTGCGCGCCAGAGAAAAAATGATGGAGCGTTTCCGGCCATTGATTACCGCGCACGGACTGACCGAGCAGCAATGGCGCGTGATTCGCGCGCTCAATGAGCATGGGCCGATGGAGCCGCGCCACATTTCCGATATCTGCACGATTTCGAGCCCGAGCATGGCCGGCGTGCTCGCGCGCATGGAGAGCATGGAGCTGGTGACCAAGGAGCGTTTCGCGGAAGACCAGCGCCGTGTGCTGGTGTCGCTCACCGATACGAGCGTGGAGCTGGTGCGCGTGATCTCGAAGGATCTCGAGGCACACTATCGCGAGCTGGAGCGCAAGGTCGGGCCGGAGATCGTCGAGCGCGTGTATCGTGCGGTCGACGATCTGCTTGCCGGCCTCGAAGAAGAGGATGAGTGA
- a CDS encoding MFS transporter produces the protein METNASAGGREHRSQTRKATASGWIGSALEYYDFFIYAQAAALIFPQLFFPSGNPKIAIVASLATYGVGYVARPIGAIVLGHWGDTHGRKNVLLVCMFLMGFSTMAVGFLPTYHQVGLLAPALLVVLRLIQGFAVAGEISGASSMILEHAPFGRRGYYASFTLQGVQAGQILAAAVFLPLAYYMEESAFNSWGWRIPFLLSSVVLVAGYIIRREVHETPAFAKEDASGAIPRSPIVEAFRYNWGDMLRVVGCSLMNVIPVVATIFGAAYAVQASYGIGFSKSVYLWIPVIGNIVAVLVIPYVGNLSDRIGRRLPIIVGALGAGLLSFAYLYAISIKNVPLAMVMSVLMWGIIYQGYNAIFPSFYPELFPTRSRVSAMAIGQNIGTTITALLPALFAYVAPPGSHDVPLTIGAITFGITIVAAVTAWSARENFRVRLSDLGERNAVPIDKHDYDLQRAQTMAESKKALA, from the coding sequence ATGGAAACGAATGCATCGGCAGGCGGCCGCGAGCATCGCTCGCAGACCCGCAAGGCGACCGCGAGCGGGTGGATCGGCTCAGCGCTCGAGTACTACGATTTCTTCATCTACGCTCAGGCAGCGGCGCTCATCTTTCCTCAGTTGTTTTTTCCATCCGGCAATCCAAAGATCGCCATCGTCGCATCGCTCGCGACGTATGGCGTCGGCTATGTCGCACGACCGATCGGCGCAATCGTGCTGGGGCATTGGGGCGATACGCACGGCCGGAAAAACGTTCTGCTCGTGTGCATGTTCCTGATGGGCTTCTCGACGATGGCGGTCGGCTTCCTGCCCACCTACCACCAGGTGGGCCTGCTTGCACCGGCACTGCTGGTCGTTCTCCGTCTGATCCAGGGTTTTGCCGTGGCCGGCGAAATCTCGGGCGCGAGCTCCATGATTCTCGAACATGCGCCATTCGGGCGGCGCGGCTACTACGCGAGCTTCACGCTGCAAGGCGTGCAGGCGGGGCAGATTCTCGCCGCGGCCGTGTTCCTGCCGCTCGCCTACTACATGGAAGAAAGCGCGTTCAACTCGTGGGGCTGGAGGATTCCGTTTCTGTTGAGCTCGGTGGTGCTGGTTGCCGGCTACATCATTCGTCGCGAAGTCCACGAAACACCGGCTTTTGCCAAGGAAGACGCCAGCGGCGCGATACCGAGATCGCCGATCGTCGAGGCCTTCCGCTATAACTGGGGGGATATGTTGCGCGTGGTCGGATGCTCGCTGATGAACGTGATCCCCGTTGTCGCCACCATTTTCGGTGCGGCATATGCGGTCCAGGCGTCGTACGGTATCGGCTTTTCCAAGAGCGTCTATCTGTGGATTCCGGTAATCGGCAATATTGTCGCCGTGCTGGTGATTCCCTACGTCGGCAATCTGTCCGACCGGATCGGCCGGCGCCTGCCGATCATCGTCGGAGCGCTGGGCGCGGGCTTGCTCTCGTTCGCCTACCTCTACGCGATCAGCATCAAGAACGTGCCGCTCGCGATGGTCATGTCGGTTCTCATGTGGGGCATCATTTATCAAGGCTATAACGCCATTTTTCCGAGTTTCTATCCGGAGCTGTTCCCGACCCGCTCACGCGTGTCCGCCATGGCGATCGGCCAGAACATCGGCACCACGATCACCGCGCTGTTGCCGGCACTGTTCGCCTACGTCGCGCCGCCGGGGTCGCACGACGTTCCGCTCACCATTGGCGCAATCACCTTCGGCATCACCATCGTGGCGGCGGTAACGGCCTGGAGCGCGCGCGAAAACTTCCGTGTCAGGTTGAGCGACCTGGGCGAACGCAATGCCGTGCCGATCGACAAGCACGATTACGACCTGCAGCGAGCTCAGACCATGGCTGAGTCCAAGAAAGCGCTCGCATAA